The following are encoded together in the Notolabrus celidotus isolate fNotCel1 chromosome 9, fNotCel1.pri, whole genome shotgun sequence genome:
- the LOC117818981 gene encoding beta-1,3-galactosyl-O-glycosyl-glycoprotein beta-1,6-N-acetylglucosaminyltransferase 4-like: MKIRCSPHIHRVRHRCFLFSLSLLAVCLLKLVYIKVTVRDSVYIEPYGITGSFSRNHHRYEVNCTAVYELDPVEIGKALEIKRKVIVELDDESTVSLTADCQTFVRVRGYDDVPVSDAERSFPLAYSLVVHKNAPMVERILHAIYAPHNIYCIHYDQKSSPAFVKAVKNLARCTPNVFIASKLESVEYAHISRLNADLNCLSDLLRSEVKWRYVINLCGQDFPLKSNHELVLELKQLNGSNMLESSRPSELKKQRFRFAHELRNVPYEYRRIPVKTTTAKQAPPPGIEVFIGSAYFVLSREFVDHISSSAQVRDFLSWSADTYSPDEHFWATLVRVSGVPGHVPRSEADITDLRSKTRLVKWNYLEGKLYPACTGTHMRSVCIYGAAELRWLLNFGHWFANKFDPKVDPVLIKCLEEKLMEKRERVKT, translated from the coding sequence ATGAAAATAAGATGTAGTCCCCACATCCATCGAGTGAGACACAGGTGCTTCctgttctctctgtctctgctggccGTCTGTCTGCTCAAACTTGTCTACATCAAAGTCACCGTGAGAGACAGCGTCTACATCGAGCCGTACGGGATCACCGGCAGCTTCTCCAGAAACCACCACAGGTATGAGGTCAACTGTACGGCGGTCTACGAGCTGGACCCGGTGGAGATCGGGAAGGCTCTGGAGATCAAACGTAAGGTGATCGTTGAACTGGACGACGAGAGCACGGTGAGTCTGACCGCAGACTGTCAGACGTTCGTCAGAGTCAGAGGTTACGATGACGTTCCTGTGTCGGACGCAGAGCGGAGCTTCCCATTGGCTTACTCTCTGGTGGTGCATAAGAACGCCCCCATGGTTGAGCGGATCCTTCACGCCATCTACGCTCCTCACAACATCTACTGCATCCACTACGACCAGAAGTCGTCTCCGGCGTTTGTGAAGGCCGTTAAAAACCTCGCTCGGTGCACGCCCAACGTCTTCATCGCCTCTAAACTGGAGTCTGTGGAATACGCACACATCAGCAGGCTCAACGCTGACCTCAATTGTCTGTCTGACCtgctgaggtcagaggtcaagtgGAGGTATGTCATCAACCTGTGTGGTCAGGACTTCCCTCTGAAGTCAAACCACGAGCTGGTGCTGGAGCTGAAGCAGCTGAACGGCAGCAACATGTTGGAGTCGAGTCGACCCAGCGAGCTGAAGAAACAACGCTTCCGCTTCGCACACGAGCTGAGGAACGTCCCGTACGAGTACAGACGCATCCCCGTCAAAACCACCACCGCCAAACAGGCTCCGCCCCCCGGGATCGAGGTGTTCATCGGGAGCGCGTACTTCGTCCTGTCGAGGGAGTTTGTGGATCACATCAGCAGCAGCGCCCAGGTGAGGGACTTCCTCTCCTGGTCTGCTGACACGTACTCACCTGATGAACACTTCTGGGCCACCCTGGTCCGGGTATCCGGGGTGCCCGGACACGTTCCCAGGTCTGAGGCGGACATCACAGACCTGAGGAGCAAAACACGGCTCGTCAAGTGGAACTACTTAGAGGGAAAACTTTACCCAGCATGCACGGGGACACACATGAGGAGTGTCTGTATATACGGGGCGGCTGAACTCCGCTGGCTGCTCAACTTTGGACACTGGTTCGCAAACAAGTTCGACCCCAAAGTGGACCCGGTCCTGATTAAGTGTTTGGAGGAGAAGCTGATGGAGAAACGTGAGAgagtaaaaacatga